The genomic stretch GGTCACTTTCCAGAACTCCAATTCTTGCTCCTGGACATCAATGGTTTTAGTGGTTTTGTTCCTTCCTCTATATCCAACTTGTCAAGAGTGGAAAAGTTAGATCTAAGCGAAAATTTCCTGCaaggaaaaattccagaaaagaTAGGAAATCTTTCAGCCCTCAAATTGCTGAATTTTTATCGGAATTATTTAGCTGGTCAAATACCATTGAGCTTATGCAAGATTTCTCAACTAAAAGCGCTAGACTTGTCATCCAACAGGTTTGGCGGGTACATACCCAAAGAAATTGGAAATCTGGAGAAGCTTACGTATTTATCCCTCATGAATAACAACTTCACAGGTAATGCTTTTGCTTTGCCTTTTTGCATACGAACAAGGCCAAACTGCAATCAATGGTAATTTTTCCCTGTTTGACACTGGGATTCAACACTATCTACTGTTTTACCAACACAAATTTCCGCGTAAGACCGTTCTCAATATATCTCTAAAATGAATATGATTAGTTCTGTCTTTGCATAAAATTGTTAGGTGTAATTCCCCGAGAGCTTGGCAAACTGCATGGTTTGAAGGTTCTCGTGTTGGGGCGTAACAACTTGACAGGTAATCAGGTCTATGAATAGCTTCACCACTGCTTATATATGCTCTATTTACAATCATGCAACTAGCAAATATTTGGAGTAATTTCTGGGTGAAATAAATTCTTGCCTAATGGGTTGACTTAGTtcactcatttatacccatttaaaaataattatacatttCAACTCGATTTTTAATGAGtgttaagcaaataaatttgaatttcttaCTAATCTAACAACAATAAAATAGCGTTGGCAGGTACGATTCCACGAGAGATAGGCAATCTGCAAAACCTACAAAGGCTCAATCTGGAATGGAATAAAATCGCGGGAAGCATTCCAAAAGAAATCGGGAATTTGACGATGCTTACTGAGCTCTACTTTGCCAACAACTCCTTGACAGGTAAATACATCTTTAAAGTACCATTTTTTGGTTAAGTAAATCGAAATCAGTTAACTAAATGCTTACatccattcaattttttttttattatttatactTGGTTTCTTCAAAGAATTTTACAGCCTAATGATTGATATGCTTCCTTTGAAAATGGTATGCAGGTACAATACCACGAGAGATGGGTAACCTTTACCTACTCGAGAATCTTCAGTTACCGTATAATGGCTTGAATGGCTCCATTCCCCGTGGCATCTTCAACCTCTCAGCATTGTGGAACATTGCACTTTCATCTAATCTTCTATCAGGAAATCTTCCGCGGGATCTAGGATACAGACTGCCCAAGTTATTATTCATAGAGCTTGCTGGGAATAACCTTGGTGGGGTTATACCAGTGTCCATTACAAATTGTTCCCAATTAAGAATGCTAGAACTTTCAATTAACAGATTCACTGGTTCCATTCCTGACGCCCTCGGGGACCTTAGACTGCTGCAAGTTCTAGCTCTGTACAGCAACAATTTAACAAGTGATCCTACATCTATGGAGCTGAGCTTCATCACTTCATTGACAAAATGCAAAAACTTGGATTATTTAGCCCTGGGCCCAAATCCGTTAAATGGGCTTCTTCCAGCTTCCATTGGGAATCTCTCTGCTACTCTACAGAAATTGTATATAGGAACTAGTGAAATCAAGGGCACCATACCAAGTCAAGCTGGCAACTTGACCAATTTGATATTGCTTGCTCTACAATCGAATCAGTTGACTGGAGGCATCCCAGCAGCATTCAAAGATCTACAAAACATGCAAACTTTGGATATGGAAGATAATAATCTAAATGGCACTTTAGAAAACCTTTGCAATTTGCAGAGGTTGGCTTATGTATACCTGACTGCGAACCGATTTTCCGGGTCCATACCAGAATGCTTTGGCAATATGACTTCTCTTCGGGAACTTGATCTAGGAAACAACTTTTTAGTCTCTGCCATACCTAATAGTTTTTGGAACCTCAAAGATCTCTTGCAGTTGAACTTATCCTCAAACTCCCTTAATGGTTCCTTGCCTCTTGAAGTTGGAAATTTGAAAGCTATTACATCTATAGATGTATCAGCGAATCAATTCTCCGGTGACATTCCTAACACAACAGGTGATTTGCAATACCTGTTGATTTTAAATTTATCCCAAAACCAATTTCAGGGATCTATCCCAGAGTCATTTGGCAATATGCTCAGCTTACAAGGACTTTACCTATCGCATAACAATCTTTCTGGCTTCGTACCAAAGTCATTGGAGGCACTTCGGTACCTTGAAGAGATTGACGTTTCTTATAACCATTTAAGTGGTGAAATTCCTTCTGGTGGTCGCTTTAGGAACTTTACCGCTGAATCTTTTCTGTTCAACGATGCATTGTGCGGGGATTCCAGGTTTCATGTGCCGCCTTGCCCAAGAACTAATTCAATTCACAGGTCCAGAACAAAAAAGGTGCTTCTATTTGTATTTGTTCCtctgggaattgcttctgtggTTGTCGCAGCCTTAGCAATTGTCTTCAGAAGATATTGGAAGAGATGTCAGGATTCTAAAGGAACAAACGTGGTATTAGTGCCAACGCAAGAAAGAGTTTCGTACTATGAACTTCTTCGAGCAACTGATAGGTACGGTGAAATCAATTTGCTTGGCATTGGGAGTTTTGGATCTGTTTACAAGGGGATTCTCAATGACGGAAGGTCTATTGCTGTAAAGGTTTTCAATTTGGAATTGGAAGGAGTACTCAAGAGCTTTGATGTAGAGTGCAAAGTCCTGAAGAACCTTCGCCATCGAAATCTTGTGAAGGTCATCAGCGGTTGTTGGAACCAGGATTTTAGGGCCTTGGTGCTTGAATACATGTGCAATGGAAGCCTTGAGAAATGGCTGTATTCTGACAACTATTTCTTAGATACTCTACAGAGATTGAATATAATGATAGATGTGGCAAATGCTGTGCAATATCTCCACGAAGAATATTCAACGCCTGTGATTCACTGTGATTTGAAGCCCAGTAATGTCTTACTTGATGAGGATATGGTTGCCCACGTCAGCGACTTTGGTATTGCAAAAATGCTGGAAAAGGAGGAAAGCTTTGCATGGACCAAGACCTTAGCTACAGTTGGCTACATTGCTCCAGGTAATGATTCTTCAATCTTAATCCTAAACGTTTGTATAGcatttagtttcttttttcttttttttttcttatgtgACACTCGTTCAATTTGTAGAGTATGGATCTGAGGGGTTGATATCAGTAAAATGCGATGTTTATAGCTATGGAATCATGCTGATGGAAGTTTTTTCAAGAAGAAAGCCTAATGATGAGATGTTTGCTGGAAATTTGAACTTGAAGAGTTGGGTAAATGATTCTCTACCTGATTCGATTCTTCAAGTTATTGATGCTAAGTTGTTGAAGCGTGAGGATGAAAATTTCACTCAGAAGCTGGAGATTTTATCGTCAATCTTGGGATTGGCCTTAAAATGTGTCTGTGAATCTCCAGGTGAGAGAGTTAGTATGAAAGTTACGCTGGAGACACTGAAGAAGATCAAACTCAAATTCTTGCGGGTCATGGAGGTTGATTCGTAGTTCGGATTGAATAAATAGCATTTCTCATATCTTGAATCACTACTGGATATGTAATCCATAAATTCTATTCTGGTTCACAATTGGCTGATCGAAGGTCATTTCCATTTGAATGAAGGTATGGTCAGGCGAGAGACAGAGAGAAATTCTGCTATCACCATTCTTGAAATTCGTTGTATAATGAGGACCAGTTTCATGATTCAGCATTGATCAATCCGCTTTTCCAGCCCAATACTGGAAAAACTTATATGCAGTCTATGACTTAACTGTatgcaaagaaacaaaaagtgTTTAGCAAATTCCCCTGAGCCCATCCAAATATTCTTCACGAAATTCTTGGCATAATAGTGAACTTTTCCTCAGAAAACGTCAATCAGTGGAAATGTTTCTTATCCATGATTTTGAACGTATAAATACAGAAGGACACGTTGAAATGGAAGCTTAGACAGCAAAATTGCCTTCATaaactaaaacttcaaaatcaattaaaacgTACAGTATCATTATCCTACGAAATAAATTCGAAACTTCCACATTGTTTAGTTCAAAATAATTTACTATGAACCCCCTGTGATTTCACATACTAGTTTCTAAGAAGCCACGTTCCGCTATCCATATAAATACTTGATCCTGATGCTGTTAATCATTGGCCTTAAAGATTGCCGTGTGCAAAGACAAAGGGATTCAGTATTCAATGAGCAACATCAGTGAAAGCACATTGGTCGATTCACTTCAGAACTGGAATACCCTTTGATTCAAAAGACTTGTTGCCAAAGAGAATATGGGAACGAAGAGAAAGCATGCCATTCCTCTTTTAAGGGTACATGGGTCCATAACACAGAAACCTCATATTAGTGGGAGATCTTGATTGAAGTTGTAACatttctccataaaatcctCAGAGTGTATCTCTATACAATTTTTCCTAGTCTATTATTGATACTgcttcaaaaattaatttaggAGCCACGAAAGATTATTCATTGATTTACATTTGATGACATTTCAGCTGAAATATTTATTCACAAGTTTCCTGGTTAATGTACCGTGTCGGGGTGCAGActgaaaaatcaaaatttggtctTTGTAGTTTGGAGTTTGGAGAAAGTGCTAGTTAGGAGCAAATATGAATTTTAAGATGCCAAACTAAGATATTTGAATTTTGTGAATGAAGCAAATGTCTCTGGCTCTATGCATTGTGTTCATTCTCGATCCCCTAATCCTGTTTTCCACCTcatgaattttgaaattaatactataaaagacaaaaagaagTATACTGGCAAATTTTCGTTTATGCAGCACCTCAAATTGCCTGTAAATTTGTCCAATATAAATTTTTGATTGGTGGGCTTGAGTTTTCCTTCATCGAGTGAGTGGCTGAACTAAGCAAAGAATCAACTCTGTTCTATGTATCGTAGCTGTGAGATCTACAACTTCAACAAATTGAACCTGGTCAACTTAAAGCACCTTTGCACTTTCTACCGTGATTGTAGGACTAACATGTTTTGTTTAAGAATAGCCGCCAAAAGCTTGGCCGTTAGTCAAACCAGTTTACCTGCTGTTAATGTAGTTTTTCAAGCAGGGATCAACAATTACATGCTTTAATTTTCTgttaacaaaaaagaaagattttaaCCTTTGAGCCATAAGTGATTTAATCACATGTTAATGCATATTACTAATCCAACTAGTGGCCTCTGGTTTTAGTTTTTTGATGCCACAACATAGTTATTATATTAAGAAAAGAGCCCTTATGATAAATATCACCAAACACACATATTTTGACACAATATGTCTTAATCGTAGGTGCACCACTAACTTTATTAAGTATACTACTAGTGAGTAATATTATAAACTAGAAATTGATGATGATCAGTCAATAAGTCTATAACATGAATCTTATTGTTAGTCACCGTTTACTTACTATCTATGATAACTATCCTATTATGTTTAAATTGATCTGTAGATAAAGCTAAGTTGTGCTGAAACTAGTTAGAATGATTATGGACCTATAATATAATTTCATGTGGACACAACAATAACCTGCTTATTTCTATACTATTAGTCTTTTCTTGTGTGGCTTGAAAATCATCTTATACATGTAAATAGCCCTGGTTACTTTCTTCTTGATGCGGGTTATGCAAATAGCCCTAGTTTCTTAGCTCCACATAGGGGAGTTGGATATCATCTTAGTGAGTGGTCTGCTAGTGGGAACAAGCCTCAAAATTTTAAAGAGTTATTCAACTTTCGACATTCAATTGCTCAAAATGTGATTGAAAGGACATTTGGTTTGTTCAAGAAGCGACGGGCCTTTTTGAGAGATGTATCTTTTTTTGATGTTAAGACTCATGTCATGATAATTAATGCATGTGCCATCCTTCATAATCTTATTCGAGTAGAACAACCAAATGATCCTTACTTGGATGAAGTTGATGCTGAGATGCGAAGAGTACAGCATGAggttgatgatgaagatgaaatggAAGATGAAGCTGAGGAAGATGGAATGGAAGATGATGGTCCAAATAATGATAGTGGTGTAAATGCTATTAATGAGAATCGAATTCGAACAGTACAACCAACTACCGAGTGGACACAATTTAGGAATGCTTGAGTACGAGCAATGTTTATTGACTATCAAGTTAGACAAGGCCATCATGGAAGTTGAAATTTGATAGGTACTTATTCGGACTTAATTTAATATTAGAATGGCcatttattgaaaaatagtAGCAATGTATAAttgtgtttttctttctcttttttttttggctaaaatCATTTTGTTTGCATATTCATCTGTTGGAATTTCTTATAAGATACAAAACACAAA from Coffea eugenioides isolate CCC68of chromosome 8, Ceug_1.0, whole genome shotgun sequence encodes the following:
- the LOC113780779 gene encoding probable LRR receptor-like serine/threonine-protein kinase At3g47570; the encoded protein is MTGCTAMKRLSLGTDQSALLALKAHITSEQHEFLSKNWSSAASASSVCDWIGVQCGSRHQRVTALNVSNMGLTGTIPPDLGNLSFLVSLDLRSNSFHGSLPEELSHLRRLRLILFSNNRFTGAIPMWFGHFPELQFLLLDINGFSGFVPSSISNLSRVEKLDLSENFLQGKIPEKIGNLSALKLLNFYRNYLAGQIPLSLCKISQLKALDLSSNRFGGYIPKEIGNLEKLTYLSLMNNNFTGVIPRELGKLHGLKVLVLGRNNLTGTIPREIGNLQNLQRLNLEWNKIAGSIPKEIGNLTMLTELYFANNSLTGTIPREMGNLYLLENLQLPYNGLNGSIPRGIFNLSALWNIALSSNLLSGNLPRDLGYRLPKLLFIELAGNNLGGVIPVSITNCSQLRMLELSINRFTGSIPDALGDLRLLQVLALYSNNLTSDPTSMELSFITSLTKCKNLDYLALGPNPLNGLLPASIGNLSATLQKLYIGTSEIKGTIPSQAGNLTNLILLALQSNQLTGGIPAAFKDLQNMQTLDMEDNNLNGTLENLCNLQRLAYVYLTANRFSGSIPECFGNMTSLRELDLGNNFLVSAIPNSFWNLKDLLQLNLSSNSLNGSLPLEVGNLKAITSIDVSANQFSGDIPNTTGDLQYLLILNLSQNQFQGSIPESFGNMLSLQGLYLSHNNLSGFVPKSLEALRYLEEIDVSYNHLSGEIPSGGRFRNFTAESFLFNDALCGDSRFHVPPCPRTNSIHRSRTKKVLLFVFVPLGIASVVVAALAIVFRRYWKRCQDSKGTNVVLVPTQERVSYYELLRATDRYGEINLLGIGSFGSVYKGILNDGRSIAVKVFNLELEGVLKSFDVECKVLKNLRHRNLVKVISGCWNQDFRALVLEYMCNGSLEKWLYSDNYFLDTLQRLNIMIDVANAVQYLHEEYSTPVIHCDLKPSNVLLDEDMVAHVSDFGIAKMLEKEESFAWTKTLATVGYIAPEYGSEGLISVKCDVYSYGIMLMEVFSRRKPNDEMFAGNLNLKSWVNDSLPDSILQVIDAKLLKREDENFTQKLEILSSILGLALKCVCESPGERVSMKVTLETLKKIKLKFLRVMESFLVWLENHLIHVNSPGYFLLDAGYANSPSFLAPHRGVGYHLSEWSASGNKPQNFKELFNFRHSIAQNVIERTFGLFKKRRAFLRDVSFFDVKTHVMIINACAILHNLIRVEQPNDPYLDEVDAEMRRVQHEVDDEDEMEDEAEEDGMEDDGPNNDSGVNAINENRIRTVQPTTEWTQFRNA